A single region of the Chrysoperla carnea chromosome 5, inChrCarn1.1, whole genome shotgun sequence genome encodes:
- the LOC123300611 gene encoding uncharacterized PPE family protein PPE16-like — protein MKVFVICCLVSRIVSFCNPAFVGEEAIETEHGCYDYDYGFLPGTAPLQEQQPITTVITPTQPSTGITGQNCASSDDGSEGFSLIDLPIVLGLNFLSNGNAKGVTSSGRNGHGTGRKALLSLPLDLGINLLSNGDANAVNDKTTECTSSAGTTYFDNGSDGNGGFSLINAPIALPLNILSNGNTTAVAATSENKGKGSIDLINLPIAQALNVLGSGNTTATSTTGKNTGTGSNNLINAPLGRATNIASKGDTTGIASSGGNKGNGSNNLLNIPQGIGNNILSNANTTGISSSGKNEGNGSNNLINNPIGVGNSIIGAGTTTGIASTGGNKGDGSNNLINRPRGVSRNTLSIGNKLGIATSGRNEGKSSNNIINNPNGVGNSVLSTGNTTGISSSGKNEGNGSNNLINNPIGVGNSIIGAGTTTGIASTGGNKGDGSNNLINRPRGVARNTLSIGNQLGIASSGRNEGKGSNNIINNPNGVGNSVLSTGNTTGISSSGKNEGNGSNNLINNPIGVGNSIIGAGTTTGIASTGGNKGDGSNNLINRPRGVARNTLSIGNQLGIASSGRNEGKGSNNIINNPNGVGNSVLSTGNTTGISSSGKNEGNGSNNLINNPIGVGNSIIGAGTTTGIASTGGNKGDGSNNLINRPRGVARNTLSIGNKLGIATSGRNEGKGSNNIINNPNGVGNSVLSTGNTTGIASSGKNKGCGSNNLVTGPRGIARNTQSTANTFAEASSGGNIGSGNNNLINRPRAIAQSRHNSTDITKRVCSGGNQGSDNNHTI, from the exons ATGAAAGTGTTTGTGATTTGCTGTTTAGTATCCCGTATTGTATCATTTTGTAATCCTGCTTTTGTTGGAGAAGAGGCAATTGAAACTGAACATGGATGTTACGATTATGACTATGGATTTTTACCAG GTACTGCCCCGTTGCAAGAACAACAACCAATAACAACTGTAATAACACCTACTCAACCTAGTACAGGTATTACAGGACAAAATTGTGCAAGCAGTGATGATGGAAGTGAAGGCTTCAGTCTTATTGATTTACCAATAGTTCTTGGCTTAAATTTTCTTAGTAATGGTAATGCAAAGGGTGTAACAAGCTCTGGAAGAAACGGTCATGGAACTGGTAGAAAAGCTCTTTTAAGCTTACCTTTAGATTTAGGAATAAACCTATTAAGTAATGGTGATGCAAACGCTGTTAATGATAAAACAACAGAATGTACTTCGTCTGCAG GTACAACTTATTTTGACAATGGGAGCGATGGAAACGGTGGTTTCAGTCTTATCAATGCACCAATTGCATTGCCATTGAATATACTTAGCAACGGAAATACAACAGCAGTAGCTGCGACAAGTGAGAATAAAGGAAAGGGTAGTATCGATCTAATTAATTTACCCATCGCACAGGCATTGAATGTCTTAGGTAGTGGGAATACAACTGCCACATCTACGACTGGTAAAAATACAGGAACTGGTAGTAACAACCTCATCAATGCTCCATTAGGAAGGGCCACAAATATAGCTAGTAAAGGAGACACTACCGGCATAGCTTCATCGGGTGGAAATAAAGGAAATGGCAGTAACAATCTATTGAATATCCCTCAAGGAATTGGCAATAATATACTTTCTAACGCAAATACAACTGGAATATCATCGTCTGGTAAAAATGAAGGAAATGGTAGTAACAACCTTATTAATAATCCAATAGGAGTTGGAAATAGTATTATTGGTGCTGGAACAACAACTGGAATAGCTTCGACTGGCGGAAATAAAGGAGACGGTAGCAACAACCTCATAAACAGACCAAGAGGAGTGTCTAGAAATACACTGAGTATCGGAAATAAACTTGGAATAGCTACGTCTGGTAGAAATGAAGGAAAGAGcagtaacaatattattaataatccaaACGGAGTTGGCAATAGTGTCCTTAGTACTGGGAATACAACTGGAATATCATCGTCTGGTAAAAATGAAGGAAATGGTAGTAACAACCTTATTAATAATCCAATAGGAGTTGGAAATAGTATTATTGGTGCCGGAACAACAACTGGAATAGCTTCGACTGGTGGAAATAAAGGAGACGGTAGCAACAACCTCATAAACAGACCAAGAGGAGTAGCTAGAAATACACTGAGTATCGGAAATCAACTTGGAATAGCTTCGTCTGGTAGAAATGAAGGAAAGGGcagtaacaatattattaataatccaaACGGAGTTGGCAATAGTGTCCTTAGTACTGGGAATACAACTGGAATATCATCGTCTGGTAAAAATGAAGGAAATGGTAGTAACAACCTTATTAATAATCCAATAGGAGTTGGAAATAGTATTATTGGTGCCGGAACAACAACTGGAATAGCTTCGACTGGTGGAAATAAAGGAGACGGTAGCAACAACCTCATAAACAGACCAAGAGGAGTAGCTAGAAATACACTGAGTATCGGAAATCAACTTGGAATAGCTTCGTCTGGTAGAAATGAAGGAAAGGGcagtaacaatattattaataatccaaACGGAGTTGGCAATAGTGTCCTAAGTACTGGGAATACAACTGGAATATCATCGTCTGGTAAAAATGAAGGAAATGGTAGTAACAACCTTATTAATAATCCAATAGGAGTTGGAAATAGTATTATTGGTGCCGGAACAACAACTGGAATAGCTTCGACTGGCGGAAATAAAGGAGACGGTAGCAACAACCTCATAAACAGACCAAGAGGAGTGGCTAGAAATACACTGAGTATCGGAAATAAACTTGGAATAGCTACGTCTGGTAGAAATGAAGGAAAGGGcagtaacaatattattaataatccaaACGGAGTTGGCAATAGTGTCCTTAGTACTGGGAATACAACTGGAATTGCTTCATCTGGTAAAAATAAGGGATGTGGTAGTAACAATCTTGTTACTGGGCCCCGAGGAATTGCTAGAAATACACAAAGTACCGCAAATACATTTGCAGAAGCTTCATCTGGAGGAAATATTGGAAGTGGAAATAACAACTTAATAAATAGGCCAAGAGCAATCGCTCAAAGTCGTCATAATAGCACGGATATAACTAAAAGAGTCTGCTCTGGTGGAAATCAAGGCAGTGATAATAACCACACCATTTAA